One window of Candidatus Portiera aleyrodidarum genomic DNA carries:
- the serS gene encoding serine--tRNA ligase has protein sequence MLDLKLICNNFNNVVKRLSTRGFELDIKKFKILLELSNKLKNKTEKLQNKRNIISKTIGHIKKTGANIKHLILEVNKLNNKLHKNLLRLEATKNKFFNILFKIPNLPHNSVPIKKNIEIIRWGIPKFFNFSIRDHIKIGLLNDDLDLELATKITGSRFTVIRGKLAKLHRALIQFMLDKQVNDHGYEEMYVPYIINRNSLVGTGQLPQFYKNIFSIEGETEYFLIPTAEVPLVNSVSGKILNINDLPIKLTAHSPCFRNEPVSYGSDSRGMMRQHQFDKIELVQIVHPDTSYVVLEDMTKHAEEILKALKLPYRVIILCTEDISFCASKTYDIEVWIPSLNSYREISSISNCEDFQARRIKTRVRKNKEKHTFVHTLNGSGIAVGRCLLAIMENYQNEDGSITVPEILRSYMCGIKRI, from the coding sequence ATGTTAGATCTTAAATTAATTTGTAATAATTTTAATAATGTTGTAAAAAGATTATCAACCCGTGGTTTTGAATTAGATATTAAAAAATTTAAAATTTTGCTAGAATTAAGCAATAAACTTAAAAATAAGACTGAAAAATTACAAAATAAACGTAATATTATATCTAAAACTATAGGTCATATAAAAAAAACAGGTGCAAATATAAAACATCTCATTTTAGAAGTTAATAAACTAAATAATAAACTTCATAAAAATCTTTTACGTTTAGAAGCAACCAAAAATAAATTTTTTAATATTTTATTTAAAATACCAAATTTACCACATAATAGTGTACCAATAAAAAAAAATATAGAAATAATACGTTGGGGAATTCCTAAGTTTTTTAATTTTTCAATACGTGATCATATTAAAATAGGATTACTAAATGATGATCTTGATTTGGAATTAGCAACTAAAATAACTGGATCTAGATTTACTGTCATACGTGGTAAATTAGCTAAATTACATCGCGCTTTAATACAATTTATGTTAGATAAGCAAGTTAATGATCATGGTTATGAAGAAATGTATGTACCATATATAATAAATAGAAATTCTTTAGTAGGTACAGGTCAATTACCTCAATTTTATAAAAATATTTTTTCAATTGAAGGAGAAACTGAATATTTTCTTATTCCTACAGCTGAAGTTCCTTTAGTTAATAGTGTAAGTGGTAAAATATTAAATATAAATGATTTACCAATTAAATTAACAGCACATTCTCCTTGTTTTAGAAATGAACCAGTATCTTATGGAAGTGATTCTCGTGGGATGATGAGACAACATCAATTTGATAAAATTGAATTAGTACAAATAGTACATCCTGATACATCGTATGTTGTATTAGAAGATATGACTAAACATGCTGAAGAAATTTTAAAAGCATTAAAATTACCTTATAGAGTTATAATTTTATGTACTGAAGATATAAGTTTTTGTGCATCTAAAACTTATGATATAGAAGTATGGATACCTAGTCTAAATAGCTATAGAGAAATTTCCTCTATATCTAATTGTGAAGATTTTCAAGCAAGAAGAATAAAAACTAGAGTTCGTAAAAATAAAGAAAAACATACTTTTGTACATACACTTAATGGGTCTGGAATAGCTGTAGGTCGTTGTTTGTTAGCTATAATGGAAAATTATCAAAACGAAGATGGATCTATTACAGTACCTGAAATTTTACGTTCTTATATGTGCGGAATTAAACGTATTTAG
- the pheT gene encoding phenylalanine--tRNA ligase subunit beta yields the protein MKVSEHWIREWVSLEYNSNIIAEQITMIGLKSSYIINNSFTGVFISCIKKIINYTDKLKLCIINDGKQFWQVICTVGQIGQKIAFAKIGTLLPKNLKIINKGFYGIESWGIVCKYSEINLIGVKSNDIILFPKDAPIGFDIGKLKNVIDIEGLPNRSDCLSIRGIARELCAINRINNLNENHIINTVKNTSNLEYSLKVKVPKYCPKLSSRVIESINVNTQTPWWIYSRLQISGIASVDIIVDIINFVMLELGQPINCYDLNNIKGNLTVRMAKQYENIKLLNGQNIKLKEDTLIIADEIGPLNIAGIIGSNRTMINNNTRNILLLSAFFTPSIIAGKASYYGLYTDFAYRYERGVDSEMQNIALERITNLLIGISGGSAGNIINIEFQSYLPNKRIINLKFLHIKNLLGYYIQNKEIEDILNRLGFKIIKKNIKFWNIQIPSWRFDISIPEDIIEELARIYGYTNLPTSNPKIQLTPYFNSESIITKDQIYSQLISRGYQEVITYSFISPKLHKYLQPNIYTPIINNPISKELSVMRSSLWPGLIKALIYNLNRQKTRIALFEMGLVFIGKKVENVKQVEKLGGIFTGNRYIGGWNLNNYKTEFFDIKGDIEVLIRLGGDFNSWKFKAAIHPALHSGKSAKILRNNKKVGWIGALNPTISYYFGLPFEIFIFELDLAYLLKGKIPKFNNVSRFPEIHRDLALLIKKDLSVSKVIEKIRIKAGKYLIELILFDVYADFYKGYNSIALRLTWQHPSRTLFDKEIEELLNNILIYLKERYGIVSR from the coding sequence ATGAAAGTTTCAGAACATTGGATACGTGAATGGGTTTCATTAGAATATAATTCTAATATTATTGCAGAACAAATAACTATGATTGGATTGAAATCATCATATATAATTAATAACTCATTTACTGGGGTATTTATATCTTGTATTAAAAAAATTATTAATTATACAGATAAGTTGAAATTATGTATTATAAATGATGGTAAACAATTTTGGCAAGTAATATGTACTGTTGGTCAAATTGGTCAAAAAATAGCTTTCGCTAAAATAGGTACATTATTACCTAAAAATTTAAAAATTATAAATAAAGGTTTTTATGGTATAGAATCTTGGGGAATAGTTTGTAAATATTCAGAAATCAATTTGATAGGTGTAAAATCTAACGATATTATATTGTTTCCAAAAGATGCTCCAATAGGATTTGATATAGGGAAGTTAAAAAATGTAATTGATATAGAAGGTTTACCTAATCGTAGTGATTGTTTAAGTATAAGAGGTATAGCAAGAGAATTATGTGCAATTAATCGTATTAATAATTTAAATGAGAATCATATTATAAATACAGTAAAAAATACAAGTAATTTGGAATATTCACTTAAGGTTAAAGTACCAAAATATTGTCCAAAACTCTCTAGTAGAGTTATTGAATCGATTAATGTTAATACACAAACACCCTGGTGGATATATTCAAGGCTTCAGATTAGCGGTATAGCTTCTGTAGACATTATTGTTGATATTATTAATTTTGTTATGTTAGAGCTTGGACAACCTATTAATTGTTATGATTTAAATAATATTAAAGGTAATTTAACAGTTCGTATGGCAAAACAATACGAAAATATAAAATTATTAAACGGTCAAAATATTAAACTTAAAGAAGATACATTAATAATTGCAGATGAAATAGGTCCTTTAAATATTGCAGGAATAATAGGTAGTAATCGTACTATGATTAATAATAATACTAGAAATATATTATTATTATCTGCTTTTTTTACTCCATCAATTATAGCAGGTAAAGCAAGTTATTATGGATTATATACAGATTTTGCATATCGTTATGAACGTGGTGTAGATAGTGAAATGCAAAATATTGCTTTAGAACGTATTACTAACTTGTTAATTGGTATTTCTGGGGGTAGTGCTGGTAATATAATTAATATAGAATTTCAATCATATTTACCAAATAAACGTATAATTAATTTAAAATTTTTACATATAAAAAATTTACTTGGTTACTATATACAAAACAAGGAAATAGAGGATATTTTAAATAGGTTAGGATTTAAAATAATAAAAAAAAATATTAAATTTTGGAATATTCAAATACCTAGTTGGCGTTTTGATATATCTATTCCAGAAGATATAATTGAGGAATTAGCACGTATTTATGGATATACTAATTTACCTACTTCTAACCCAAAAATACAATTAACACCATATTTTAATAGTGAATCAATTATTACTAAAGATCAAATATATTCACAATTAATTTCTCGTGGTTATCAAGAAGTAATTACTTATAGCTTTATATCACCTAAATTACATAAATATTTACAACCTAATATATACACACCTATAATAAATAACCCTATTTCAAAAGAATTATCTGTAATGAGATCTAGTTTGTGGCCAGGTTTAATTAAAGCACTTATTTATAATTTAAATAGACAAAAAACACGAATAGCTTTATTTGAAATGGGATTAGTATTTATTGGTAAAAAGGTAGAAAATGTAAAACAAGTAGAAAAATTAGGAGGTATATTTACTGGCAATCGTTATATAGGGGGGTGGAATTTAAATAATTATAAAACCGAATTTTTTGATATAAAAGGAGATATAGAAGTTTTAATAAGATTAGGTGGTGATTTTAATAGTTGGAAATTTAAAGCTGCTATACATCCGGCATTACACTCTGGTAAAAGTGCAAAAATATTACGTAACAATAAAAAGGTAGGATGGATTGGAGCACTAAATCCTACTATTTCTTATTATTTTGGATTACCATTTGAAATTTTTATTTTTGAATTAGATTTAGCCTACTTACTTAAAGGTAAAATACCTAAATTTAATAATGTATCACGTTTTCCTGAAATTCATCGTGATTTAGCATTATTAATAAAAAAAGATTTATCTGTATCTAAAGTAATAGAGAAAATTCGTATTAAAGCTGGAAAATATTTAATAGAACTAATATTATTTGATGTATATGCTGATTTTTATAAAGGATATAATAGTATTGCATTAAGATTAACTTGGCAACATCCTTCAAGAACTCTTTTTGATAAAGAAATAGAAGAATTATTAAATAATATATTAATTTATTTAAAAGAACGTTATGGTATTGTTTCTAGATGA
- a CDS encoding NifU family protein has protein sequence MNKSIKDIIITKSAQKYLANLLYNHNIATGVRIFINKKYAEPSIEFCYKLSDNDIKIKLSNLNVYLDKESLPFIKNAVVDFTMDRLGGKLTIKIHKTENYELENKVNFIIDNEINPSLASHGGFIRLIKITNEKIAILQFDGGCKGCVSVNLTLKKHVKRILLERIPDLTEIIDLTDHTDNNKAYYK, from the coding sequence ATGAATAAATCAATTAAAGATATTATTATTACTAAAAGCGCACAAAAGTATTTAGCTAATCTTTTATATAATCATAATATAGCTACTGGCGTTAGAATTTTTATAAATAAAAAATACGCAGAACCTAGTATAGAGTTTTGTTATAAATTATCAGATAACGATATAAAAATCAAATTATCAAATTTAAATGTATACTTAGATAAAGAAAGTTTGCCTTTTATAAAAAATGCTGTAGTAGATTTTACTATGGATAGATTAGGTGGTAAATTAACAATTAAAATTCATAAAACTGAAAACTATGAATTGGAAAATAAAGTTAATTTTATCATTGATAATGAAATTAATCCTAGTTTAGCTTCTCATGGTGGCTTTATTAGATTAATAAAAATTACTAATGAAAAAATTGCTATATTGCAATTTGATGGGGGATGTAAAGGATGTGTATCAGTAAATTTAACTTTAAAAAAGCATGTTAAAAGAATTTTGTTAGAACGTATACCCGACTTAACAGAAATTATTGATTTAACTGATCATACTGATAATAATAAAGCTTATTACAAATGA
- a CDS encoding TusE/DsrC/DsvC family sulfur relay protein, translating into MENKRILINKKYIELDSEGYLKCINDWNPYVGHELAYKEGRKLLYEHWEIILLLRKFYYKYKISPTMVPLINEIKHLNYKKGNSIYLLKLFTSKTLESPARIAARIAGLPKPKTCI; encoded by the coding sequence ATGGAAAATAAAAGAATTTTAATAAACAAAAAATATATTGAATTGGATTCCGAAGGATATTTAAAATGTATTAATGATTGGAATCCTTATGTAGGACATGAATTAGCTTATAAAGAAGGTCGTAAACTTCTTTATGAACATTGGGAAATAATATTATTATTACGTAAATTTTACTATAAATATAAAATCTCACCTACTATGGTTCCTTTAATTAATGAAATTAAACATTTAAATTATAAAAAAGGAAATTCTATATATTTACTTAAATTATTTACTTCTAAAACTTTAGAAAGTCCTGCACGTATTGCAGCTAGAATAGCAGGATTGCCTAAACCAAAAACTTGTATATAA
- a CDS encoding phosphoribosylanthranilate isomerase gives MKTKRVRVKYCGITNKSDLKDAVIYGVDALGFILWPGSKRSIDLHRLILLSNKVPVFVSRVGIFFNQSYDFISCCTPYLDILQFHGNENSKFCNLFNKPWIKALRMYKNIDILMESEIYRKASGLLLDTYCTGIPGGTGKSFDWYKIKPNINNNIILAGGLNHFNVNKAIKIVSPFGVDVAKGIELSEGIKDTYKMHAFAIAVNKAHNI, from the coding sequence ATGAAAACCAAAAGAGTAAGAGTAAAATATTGTGGAATTACTAATAAATCAGATCTAAAAGATGCTGTAATTTATGGAGTTGATGCACTAGGTTTTATACTTTGGCCTGGTAGTAAACGTTCTATTGATCTTCATCGTTTAATTCTTTTATCTAATAAAGTTCCTGTTTTTGTTTCTCGTGTTGGTATTTTTTTTAATCAAAGTTATGATTTTATATCTTGTTGTACTCCTTATTTAGATATTTTACAATTTCATGGTAATGAAAATTCTAAGTTTTGTAATTTATTTAATAAACCCTGGATAAAAGCATTACGTATGTATAAGAATATTGATATACTGATGGAATCAGAAATTTATAGGAAAGCATCAGGTTTACTTTTAGATACTTATTGTACAGGTATACCAGGAGGTACAGGAAAAAGTTTTGATTGGTATAAAATTAAACCCAATATTAACAATAATATAATTTTAGCAGGTGGATTAAATCATTTTAATGTAAATAAAGCTATTAAAATAGTTTCCCCTTTTGGTGTAGATGTTGCTAAAGGTATTGAATTATCCGAAGGTATAAAAGATACTTATAAAATGCATGCTTTTGCTATAGCTGTTAATAAAGCACATAATATATAA
- a CDS encoding SufE family protein, with protein sequence MNHIEYIQKKIINELKFFDNWIDRYKYILDLGKKLPEMPAKWKKPKYLISGCQSNVWIYHKFIDNKIHFIATSDASIVLGLIAIILRIYNYRNPREILSTPLDITKFVDFEQHLSITRHNGLNAMLAHIYYIASIYIIN encoded by the coding sequence ATGAATCATATTGAATATATTCAAAAAAAAATTATAAATGAATTAAAGTTTTTTGATAACTGGATAGACCGTTATAAATATATACTTGATTTAGGTAAAAAGTTACCTGAAATGCCTGCTAAATGGAAAAAACCTAAATATCTTATTTCTGGATGTCAATCTAATGTATGGATTTATCATAAATTTATTGATAATAAAATTCATTTTATTGCTACTTCTGATGCATCAATAGTTTTAGGATTAATTGCTATTATATTAAGAATTTATAATTATAGAAATCCAAGAGAAATTTTATCTACACCATTAGATATAACCAAATTTGTAGATTTCGAACAACATTTATCAATAACAAGACACAATGGATTAAATGCTATGTTAGCACATATATATTATATAGCATCTATCTATATAATAAATTAG
- the asd gene encoding aspartate-semialdehyde dehydrogenase, producing MLKMGFVGWRGMVGSVLIQRMIEENDFNYIEPIFFSTTQFGKNCPIIDTKIQNAYDINKLKNLNVIITCQGGAYTDRVYKSLRNSGWNGYWIDSSSKLRMDSNSIIVLDPININVIEQSLYLGIKNFIGGNCTVSLMLLSLGGLFKNNLIEWITSMTYQAASGAGSKHMIELVNQMRILGNIVNKNNHAKSILEIDSKLTKYMGKLPIENFGAPIAGSLIPWIDKKMDNGQTKEEWKGNVETNKILGFSPNTIKIDGICVRIGAMRCHSQAFIIKLKKDIPINDIESIIKEQNPWVKVIKNDSNSSLKKLTPAAVSGTMNIPIGRLRKLSIGTKYITAFTVGDQLLWGAAEPIRRMLKILVMSMS from the coding sequence ATGCTTAAAATGGGTTTCGTTGGTTGGAGAGGTATGGTTGGTTCAGTTTTAATACAACGTATGATTGAAGAAAATGATTTTAATTATATTGAACCTATTTTTTTTTCTACTACTCAATTTGGTAAGAATTGTCCTATTATTGATACAAAGATACAAAATGCTTATGATATAAATAAACTAAAAAACTTAAATGTAATTATTACTTGCCAAGGAGGAGCTTATACAGATAGGGTTTATAAGAGTTTACGTAATTCGGGTTGGAACGGTTATTGGATTGATTCATCAAGCAAACTTAGAATGGATAGTAATTCAATTATTGTATTAGATCCTATAAATATTAATGTTATTGAACAAAGTTTATATTTAGGTATAAAAAATTTTATTGGAGGTAATTGTACAGTAAGTTTAATGTTGTTAAGTTTAGGTGGTTTATTTAAAAATAATCTTATAGAATGGATTACTTCTATGACATATCAAGCAGCATCTGGAGCAGGATCTAAGCATATGATTGAGTTAGTAAATCAAATGCGTATACTTGGTAATATAGTTAATAAAAATAACCATGCAAAATCAATTTTAGAAATTGATTCTAAACTTACTAAGTATATGGGTAAACTACCTATAGAAAACTTTGGTGCTCCTATAGCAGGTAGTTTAATTCCTTGGATAGATAAAAAGATGGATAATGGACAAACTAAAGAAGAATGGAAAGGAAATGTTGAAACTAATAAAATTTTAGGTTTTTCTCCTAATACTATTAAAATAGATGGTATATGTGTAAGAATAGGTGCTATGCGTTGTCATTCTCAAGCATTTATTATTAAGTTGAAAAAAGATATTCCTATAAATGATATAGAATCAATAATTAAAGAGCAAAATCCATGGGTTAAAGTTATAAAAAATGATAGTAATTCTAGTTTAAAAAAATTAACACCAGCAGCAGTATCTGGTACTATGAATATACCAATAGGTAGATTACGTAAATTATCTATAGGAACAAAATATATAACTGCATTTACAGTTGGAGATCAATTATTATGGGGTGCTGCAGAACCTATTAGAAGAATGCTAAAAATACTAGTTATGTCAATGTCATAA
- the hisI gene encoding phosphoribosyl-AMP cyclohydrolase, whose translation MIKKSFFKSIELSKIGDEYSNKLLIESINWNKEGLIPVITQQYDSGEVLMLAWINQTILVDTKIGDYVSYWSRTRCKKWQKGEKSGKIQLLKEVYLDCDGDTLLFKVDQYGPSCHSGRISCFYTTFLTKNAKIVKTSIISPNLLYR comes from the coding sequence ATGATAAAAAAAAGTTTTTTTAAATCAATAGAATTGTCTAAGATTGGTGATGAATATTCTAATAAGCTTCTTATTGAATCTATAAATTGGAATAAAGAAGGTTTAATACCTGTAATTACTCAACAATATGATAGTGGTGAAGTATTAATGTTAGCTTGGATAAATCAAACTATTTTAGTAGATACAAAAATTGGAGATTATGTTTCTTATTGGTCTCGAACTAGATGTAAAAAATGGCAAAAAGGAGAAAAATCAGGAAAAATACAGTTATTAAAAGAAGTCTATTTAGATTGCGATGGAGACACTCTTTTATTTAAAGTAGATCAATATGGCCCTTCTTGCCATTCTGGGCGTATAAGTTGTTTTTATACAACATTCTTAACTAAGAATGCTAAAATAGTAAAAACTTCAATAATATCACCTAATTTATTATATAGATAG
- the dnaQ gene encoding DNA polymerase III subunit epsilon, with amino-acid sequence MMRQVILDTETTGINYTYGHRLIELGCIEMINRKFTGKIFHKYINPERIIDHNAIAIHGITNDFLIDKPVFSKIADSFWKFIKGSELIMHNAEFDIGFIDYEFSICNIKNHIGPVKSNCKIIDTLKLARKIHPGQRNSIDKLCKRYNIDNRHRHVHGALLDAEILSEIYLAMTGGQVILNLKNIETKKKLKSLKKSKLKIIYPVTKELLEHRENIKELRNNIGFCLWDRIN; translated from the coding sequence ATGATGCGACAAGTAATATTAGATACAGAAACTACTGGTATTAATTATACTTATGGACATAGATTAATTGAACTTGGTTGTATAGAAATGATAAATCGTAAATTCACAGGCAAAATATTTCATAAATATATTAATCCTGAAAGGATTATTGATCATAATGCTATTGCAATACATGGTATTACTAATGATTTTTTAATTGATAAACCAGTATTTTCTAAAATAGCTGATTCGTTTTGGAAGTTTATTAAAGGATCTGAACTTATAATGCATAATGCTGAATTTGATATTGGATTTATTGATTATGAATTTTCAATTTGTAATATAAAAAATCATATAGGACCAGTTAAAAGTAATTGCAAGATTATTGATACTTTAAAATTAGCAAGAAAAATTCATCCTGGACAAAGAAATAGTATAGATAAATTATGTAAACGTTATAATATAGATAATAGACATCGTCATGTACATGGTGCTTTATTAGATGCTGAAATCTTATCAGAAATTTATTTAGCTATGACAGGAGGTCAAGTTATATTAAATTTAAAAAATATTGAAACGAAAAAAAAATTAAAAAGTTTAAAAAAAAGTAAGTTAAAAATTATATATCCAGTTACTAAAGAATTATTAGAACATAGAGAAAATATAAAGGAACTTAGAAATAATATAGGTTTTTGTTTATGGGATCGTATTAATTGA
- the sohB gene encoding protease SohB produces MINWFYDYVLFFSKVFTILIAISLLFLKTKKVSLKQNKLKIIDWGEDFKNYSITLVNSRYNLKKINQFINNRNNKNYYEDIPVVWLIDFYGDINASYTPILTELITSILSGAKNNDEVVLRLESCGGIIHSYGLAAAQVDRLRKASIKLTICVDKVAASGGYMMACCADKLFAAPFSIIGSIGVVAQVPNINRFLKKHDVDVEILTSGKNKRTLTILGENTNEDKVKFIKELKETHDLFKYYVFNRRPKININKVSKGDIWYGIKAIKEGLIDKVITSEEYLELRSKKAKIFKLVLKKKLSDIISKKIKKTIARFLKLSKIGDI; encoded by the coding sequence ATGATTAATTGGTTTTATGATTATGTATTATTTTTTTCTAAAGTATTTACTATTTTAATAGCTATTAGTTTATTATTTTTAAAAACTAAAAAGGTTAGTTTAAAACAAAATAAACTTAAAATAATAGATTGGGGAGAAGATTTTAAAAATTATAGTATTACATTAGTTAATTCAAGATATAATCTTAAAAAGATTAATCAATTTATAAACAATAGAAATAATAAAAATTATTATGAAGATATACCTGTAGTATGGTTAATAGATTTTTATGGTGATATAAATGCTAGTTATACTCCAATATTAACTGAATTAATAACTAGTATTTTAAGTGGAGCAAAAAATAATGATGAGGTAGTATTAAGATTAGAATCTTGTGGTGGGATTATACATTCTTACGGGTTAGCTGCAGCTCAAGTAGATCGATTACGTAAAGCTAGTATAAAATTAACTATATGTGTTGATAAAGTTGCAGCAAGTGGAGGTTATATGATGGCTTGTTGTGCAGATAAATTGTTTGCAGCACCCTTTTCTATAATAGGTTCAATAGGTGTTGTGGCACAAGTACCTAATATTAATAGGTTTTTAAAAAAACATGATGTAGATGTAGAAATTTTAACATCAGGAAAAAATAAACGTACATTAACTATATTAGGTGAAAATACTAATGAAGATAAGGTTAAATTTATAAAAGAACTAAAAGAAACTCATGATTTATTTAAATATTATGTTTTTAATAGACGTCCTAAAATTAATATAAATAAAGTATCAAAAGGAGATATTTGGTATGGTATTAAAGCTATTAAAGAAGGATTAATAGATAAAGTTATTACAAGCGAAGAATATTTAGAATTACGTTCTAAAAAAGCAAAAATATTTAAATTAGTATTAAAAAAAAAATTATCTGATATAATTAGTAAAAAAATAAAAAAAACTATAGCTAGATTTTTAAAATTGTCTAAGATTGGTGATATATGA
- the truA gene encoding tRNA pseudouridine(38-40) synthase TruA — translation MKVFYKLNENYFIYGRIALGIEYIGSEYFGWQRLKQYNTIQQTIEEALKIFTGHSITLKASSRTDSGVHATRQIAQFDSYICRSQKSWVMGINSNLPSDIRIRWAVKVSEKFNSRKAIARRYRYLIYNNFIPSALIRNTMSWHTTPLNINYMHIAAQSLVGKHDFTSYRSSSCQSINTIKILHFIEVRRYGPILIIDIQATSFLHNMVRNIVGVLLEIGDGRRSVNWCKEILLKKNRKEAGITAKAQGLYLVDVIFNKEFQNQLPIEHIGPPHLFYI, via the coding sequence ATGAAGGTTTTTTATAAATTAAATGAAAATTATTTTATTTATGGACGTATAGCTTTAGGTATTGAATATATTGGTAGTGAATATTTTGGTTGGCAAAGGCTTAAACAATATAATACTATACAACAAACTATAGAAGAAGCTTTAAAGATATTTACAGGACACTCAATTACTTTAAAAGCTAGTTCTCGTACAGATTCTGGTGTACATGCAACACGTCAAATAGCACAGTTTGATTCATATATTTGTCGTAGTCAAAAATCATGGGTAATGGGTATTAACTCTAATTTACCTAGTGATATTAGAATTCGTTGGGCCGTTAAAGTATCAGAGAAGTTTAACTCTCGTAAAGCAATTGCTAGAAGATATAGATATTTAATCTATAATAATTTTATACCATCAGCTTTAATACGGAATACTATGAGTTGGCATACAACACCTCTAAATATAAATTATATGCATATTGCTGCTCAAAGTTTAGTCGGCAAACATGATTTTACATCTTATCGTTCTTCAAGTTGTCAATCTATAAATACAATTAAAATTTTACATTTTATTGAAGTACGTAGATATGGTCCAATATTAATAATTGATATACAAGCCACTTCATTTTTACATAATATGGTTAGAAATATTGTTGGAGTTTTATTAGAGATTGGTGATGGTCGTCGTTCAGTAAATTGGTGCAAAGAAATTTTATTAAAAAAAAATCGCAAAGAAGCAGGAATAACAGCTAAAGCACAAGGATTATATTTGGTTGATGTTATATTTAATAAAGAATTCCAAAATCAATTACCTATTGAACATATTGGGCCACCTCATTTATTTTATATATAA
- a CDS encoding LysE/ArgO family amino acid transporter: protein MGLLSGCNGLLLGGALIVVIGAQNAFVLNQGLRGNYPWMVALICAMCDVILTSTGVAGLSVFIQKHKDFIIIARWIGILFLILQSIKAFIRMRESEQLQVSKYCYQGRLSILLSTLAVTLLNPHVYFDTLLMLGTIGASQTYPWMFVLGAGLASFFWFFSLIFIARRLKILLSSSNVWRLIDFITGIILLIVAWQLIIPY, encoded by the coding sequence ATGGGTTTATTATCTGGATGCAATGGTTTACTATTAGGTGGAGCTTTAATTGTAGTAATAGGAGCGCAAAATGCATTTGTTTTAAATCAAGGATTACGTGGTAATTATCCATGGATGGTAGCATTAATATGTGCAATGTGTGATGTAATATTAACTTCAACAGGGGTTGCAGGACTTTCAGTATTCATACAAAAACATAAAGATTTTATTATTATAGCACGTTGGATAGGTATATTATTTTTAATATTACAATCTATAAAAGCTTTTATACGTATGCGTGAATCAGAACAATTACAAGTTAGTAAATATTGTTATCAAGGAAGATTAAGTATTCTTTTAAGCACTCTTGCTGTTACATTACTTAATCCACATGTTTATTTTGATACATTATTAATGTTAGGTACTATTGGTGCTTCTCAGACTTATCCATGGATGTTTGTATTAGGAGCTGGATTAGCTTCTTTTTTCTGGTTTTTTAGTTTAATATTTATAGCTAGAAGATTGAAAATCTTACTATCATCTTCTAATGTATGGAGATTAATAGATTTTATTACTGGAATAATTTTGTTAATTGTAGCTTGGCAATTAATAATACCTTATTAA